A window of Chloroflexaceae bacterium genomic DNA:
GGCCTCGGCGGGCCTGCCGCCCGGCGGCTTCGCCCTGAACGGCTCGGCGCGCACCCGCGCCGGCGAGATCGTGCTGGGCGGCTTCGATAGCCTGGTCACCTTCTTCCCGCGCGAGGTGCGGCCGCAGACCGAGGTGGCGCCGGTGGTGTTCACCAACGTCCTGGTCGCAAACCGACCGGTCGCCCTCAGCCCGACGGCGCCCCTGACGACCACGATCAACGCCGCAACGGAACTGACGCTCTTCTACCGCGACCGGGTGCTGAGCCTGGAGTTCACCGCCCTCGACTACCGCGCCCCCGAGGCTGCCCGCTACCGCTACCGGCTGGTGGGCTTTGAACCGGAGTGGGTGGAGGTTGACAGCCGGCGCCGTGTTGCCACTTACACCAACCTCGACCCGGGCGCCTACACCTTCGAGGTCCAGGCCGCCAATGGCGAGGGCGTCTGGGGAACGCAAACGCGGCGGCTGCGGATCATCGTCGTTCCACCCTGGTGGCAGACGTGGTGGTTCACCCTGCTGGCCGGCGCGACGGTGGTCGCCTCGGTTGGCGGCGGGGTGGGTCTGCGCCTGCAGGGGGAGAAACGCCAGCGGCGCCGGTTGGAGGCCGAGGTCGCCGCCCGCACCGCGGCCCTGACCGCCGCCAATGCCGGCCTGGAGGGCCAGGTGCGACTTGAGCGCACCCTGATCATGAGCCTCGACCTCGACACGCTGCTCGGCGGCATCCTCGAACAAATCGGCGAGGTGGCGCCCTTCAGCACCGCGGCGATCTTCACCGTCGAGGACAGGTCGCTCACGCTCCGCGCGCTGCGGAGCCGGGACCTGGCGCCGGCCAGCGTTCCGGTGCGGCTCGACCTGGAGCAACTCCCGCAGCTAGGCCCGGTGCTGGCCGGGGGGCGCACGCAGGTGCTGCACCGGGCCAATGCCAGCAGCGAGGCCATCAGCTACCTCGCCAGGATGTTTGGGCAGCCGGTGCGCGCGCAGACGTGGCTGGTGGCGCCGCTGGTGGTGCAGGAGCGGGTGATCGGCGCGCTGGTGCTGGCACACCCGCAGTCCGATGTCTATGGCGCCAGCGAAGTGGCGCAGATCGAGCCGTTCGTCAGTCCGGTCGCGCTGGCGCTGGAGAACGAGCGGCTGCGGCAGCAGGCCCGCAGCGCCGCGATGCTTGAGGAGCGCGCCCGCATGGCCCGCGAGTTGCACGATGCCGTCACCCAGACCCTCTTCTCCGCCAGCCTGATCGCCGAGGCCCTGCCCGAGGCCATCGAGCGCGACCGTGAGCGCGCGGCCCGGGGCGCCGCCGAACTGCGCCGGCTGACCGCGGGGGCCCTGGCCGAGATGCGCACCCTGCTGCTCGAGCTACGCCCCCGATCCCTGACCGAGCTGTCACTGGGCAGGCTGGTGCAGATCCTGGCCGCCTCGCTCTGTACCCATAGCCCCCTCACCGTCACCGTGACGGTCGAGAACGACTGCACGCTGGCGCCGGAGGTGCAACTGGCCTGTTACCGCATTGTCCAGGAGGCGCTCAACAACGTGGTGAAGCACGCCGCCGCGGCACGGGTTGAGGTCACGCTGGACTGCACCCCGGCGGAGGTGCTGCTGCGGGTGCGCGACGATGGCCGCGGTTTCGACCCGGCCCGGGCGTCGCGCGGCGGCCTGGGCCTGGACATCCTGCGGGAGCGGGCGAGCGAGATCGGGGCGCAACTCACGATTGAGACCGCGCCGGACGCGGGCACGACCGTCCTCCTTCACTGGCAGGCGCGCGATGGGTCGTCGTAGGGCCTACGACGACGCCAATGCTTCGGCCCTACGTTAACCCCATTCGGACGCCAAATACGGCAATCCAAAATCCACAATCCGAAATGGTATGACGCGAGGAGAACCTCATGACCTCCCTGGCAGGCGAATTGCTGCCGATGATCCTCGGCAACGTCCTGGCGCCGCTCTGGCTCATTATCGTCCTGTTGCTGCTCGCCAGCCCGGGTGGGCTCGCCAAGGGGGCCGGTTTCGTCCTCGGCATGACCCTCACCCGTGTGGTGCAGGGCGTGCTCTTCGGCGTGGTCTTCGCCGCCTCAGCAGACGAGACGGCGGGCGGCGGCGCCCCTGTGGCTGCGACCATGAAGCTGCTCCTCGGCATTCTGCTGTTGATCGCCGCGTACAAGAAATGGCGCAAGGAGGAGGACCCGGACGATCCGCCGCCGAAGTGGATGCAGTCGCTTAATCAGACCACGGCCCTCAGAG
This region includes:
- a CDS encoding GAP family protein; the protein is MTSLAGELLPMILGNVLAPLWLIIVLLLLASPGGLAKGAGFVLGMTLTRVVQGVLFGVVFAASADETAGGGAPVAATMKLLLGILLLIAAYKKWRKEEDPDDPPPKWMQSLNQTTALRAFGMGALGVAVAPKLWAFTLSALAVINAAGLDRTGAIIAYAAYIVFAQILLILAVLVSAVAPRRSHTLLQRAIDWLTTYNRPISITVALVFGLFFAWNGVSGLLGL